One genomic window of Plasmodium coatneyi strain Hackeri chromosome 12, complete sequence includes the following:
- a CDS encoding SICA antigen translates to MTPGNKKACQLIVRGLRHVYSMQKDPNDGNDATNRPFRRTISCLLLNAYAHKLKEMAAKEQPDCDLEKGIQHAFSKSAKIKGDTSPCNADNKCEECKRGYCPDEELYKKKVGDELSSMLDNDDNIQETLKKICLEDAQTAKTEPTNKDRQEEETKNKPENTAPVILKIINAKIWRILVTMSVLSHALRSRRRQLFPKLTALKTPTRLTGEQVPLAAPGSNRATIDVADVVQNVTPELVLPIDTQTPSTGTDTQTPSSSSSSASSSSGSSSSNSGDETVKTVDQSDGSLLPSGSHTSGPGEGGGGTAGNGPGQAPGKNTKCEKSRRKAHEKRKKTRRMKIKRNGRGLRKGGLRKGGLRKGGLRKGGLRKEEGSKEVMKQV, encoded by the exons ATGACTCcaggaaacaaaaaagcaTGCCAACTTATTGTTAGAGGATTACGACATGTGTACAGTATGCAGAAGGACCCGAACGATGGGAACGACGCAACTAACAGACCATTTAGGAGAACTATATCTTGTCTCTTATTAAACGCCTATGCACATAAATTGAAAGAAATGGCAGCAAAGGAACAACCTGACTGCGACCTGGAAAAAGGCATACAACATGCCTTCAgtaaaagtgcaaaaattaaGGGGGACACATCTCCATGTAATGCTGATAATAAATGTGAGGAGTGTAAGAGAGGGTACTGTCCAGATGAGGAactgtacaaaaaaaaagtaggagaTGAATTAAGTAGCATGCTCGACAATGACGACAACATACAGGAAACTCTAAAGAAAATATGTCTGGAGGATGCACAAACGGCCAAAACGGAGCCAACCAATAAGGACagacaggaggaagaaacaaagaaCAAGCCTGAGAACACAGCTCCAG TAATcctaaaaattattaatgcGAAAATATGGAGAATATTAGTGACCATGAGCGTATTGTCGCATGCCTTGAGAAGTCGTAGAAGGCAGCTGTTCCCAAAACTAACGGCGCTAAAGACCCCCACGAGGCTGACAGGGGAACAGGTCCCCCTTGCTGCCCCAGGTAGTAATCGTGCCACTATTGATGTTGCGGATGTTGTCCAAAATGTTACTCCCGAACTTGTTCTTCCTATAGACACCCAAACTCCGAGCACAGGAACAGACACACAAACACCTTCATCCTCGAGTTCAAGTGCAAGTTCAAGTTCAGGAAGTTCTTCCAGTAATTCAGGTGACGAGACAGTTAAAACTGTTGATCAAAGTGATGGTAGTCTCCTTCCTAGTGGTAGTCACACTAGTGGTCCTGGCGAAGGCGGTGGAGGAACGGCAGGAAATGGACCTGGTCAAGCTCCAGGTAAGAACACTAAGTGTGAAAAATCAAGGCGGAAAGcgcatgaaaaaaggaaaaagacacggaggatgaaaataaaaaggaatggaaggggtctaaggaagggaggtctaaggaagggaggtctaaggaagggaggtctaaggaagggaggtctaaggaaggaagaaggatctaaggaggtaATGAAGCAggtctaa
- a CDS encoding SICA antigen: MCDSMVSHFSYFGMLRRRRKRYRRAHQARSPSLGQQIVEHVDDQADGPHAYTLVKERKARSTPIKRRKKRAVGRAGRRRGSLRRRMIIDIHLEVLNECQKGNLHSTKEDFFEILVQEFMGNNFIEEDFVPKEQVPCSDSGFRVDLPKEQVPWSYSGFRVDIPKEEVPG, translated from the exons ATGTGTGACTCTATggtttcacattttagt tactttggaatgcttcgtagaagaagaaaacgttacagaagagctcatcaagCACGTAGTCCCTCCTTAGGTCAGCAGATTGTTGAgcatgtggacgaccaggcagatggtccacatgcatataccttagtaaaggaacgcaaagctcgttctacgcctataaaaaggaggaaaaaacgtgctGTTGGTCGTGCTGGTCGTCGCCGTGGTAGTctacgtcgccgcatgattattgatattcatttagaagtcttaaacgaatgtcaaaaaggcaACCttcattcgacgaaggaggacttttttgaaattttggttcaagaatttatgggaaacaattttatagaagaagactttgttcctaaggaacaggttccatgttcagattccgggtttagggttgatcttcctaaggaacaggttccatggtcatattcagggtttagggttgatattcctaaggaagaggttccaggTTAA